The genomic DNA AGAGGACAGCacagggtgtctctctcccctaagTCAGCCGAGGGATCCCACACGCTGGCTGCCTTGCTGTGATGCCAGTGTCCCTGTTCCACCTGCCGTGTGACCCCTGGTGCAGGAATCTCTGTGCCCAGGGCCTGCTGCTTCGGCCACCACTTTAGGGGGCACGGGCAGGGCTCAGCGCTGCTCCCTCTCGTCCCAGCTGCGGGGCCTGCGCGCCAGCTGCGGGTTGAACTGGGAGTTGTAGCGGCGTTTCCTGtcatccagctcctcctcctctttgcgTTGGGGTTCCCCTTGCTGCCCGGCCAGCAGGGCTTCAGCCCGGGCTCGCTCGGCCTGCTCCCGCTGCAGCCGCTCCCGCCGCAGCTGCTCCAGGGAGACGGGGGTAGAGCTGCAAGGACAAGCAGAAGGGAATGGTCCAGTTCTTACAGCCCTAGGCCAGCTGGTGTCTAGATGTGCATCCCAtcaggactacaactcccagtaTGCAATCTCCCTCCTAGGGGGTGTGATGCATGCTGGGATAGGTATGCCAGGCCACTGCCCAGGAACAAGTGGGTTGAGTACATGCTGAGACATGtagtttcagtctctctctctctctctcacacacacaagagAGGACTGGGAATTGTAGTCCTGTGGCCTGGGAcactgcatgctgggatttgTAGTCCCTGTAGCAAGGAAACAGACTGgggcattgcatgctgggatttgtAGTCCCTGTGCCTAGGAAGTGAgctggagcattgcatgctgggacttgtACTCCCTGAGCCTTGCCGTGTGCTGCTGCTCTAATCCTGCCCCACATCCAACTCACCACCCCATTGCCTTCTTCTCCCCTACTggcttctctttctccttcttgcgcttcttcccctcccctttcttctTGCGCAGGTGCCTCTCCATCTCCCGCAGCGGGTCCAGTCTGCCCTTCAGCTGCTCCTGGGTGGTCACATCTGCCTCCCGGCTGCGGTCGGGGACTTCCTGGTACCACGGCCGGCTGGTCTGGGCCTCGGCCGCACTCTGCCCCAGATAGGTCAGCAGCCCGATAGCCTTCTCCTGCCGCTCCTGgttggggcaaagcagggaggggagcgTGCTGAACTGAATCACCTTGAAGAAGGGGGAGCCCCATCTGCTAAGGGAGAGGGTGGGACTGATCGTGTCCCCACTGATGTGGAAGGAGACACGGGCGGAGGTTTTCGCCTTATGGGTGGAGGAGCCAGGAGGGCAACTCGCAGCATGGGATGGAGAGACTAAGAGGGGAACCAGCGTGCAGGGCAGGTGAGCTGttaaccctcccctccccccggtggTGTAAGAGCACCTGTGTGTGTTGAGGAGGAACCCCAATTCTGTACACACCCTCCCATCAGTGCCCCAGCATAGGGGCAACCTAATCCCAGCAAGCCAGGGTGGGGCTCACTACGCCCAAGGGATGCATGTGCCCCCACAAACTCAAAGGAgtgtgtgcgcccccccccccccccattaccttTTCCCTGCGCTTCTCCTCCTCGTACTCCTTGTTCCCGGCCTTGGAGCCCTTGCCCTCCTCCAGGTCCCGGAAGAGGTCGACGTGGCGTGATTCATCGCCACTGGGGGCCAGTGCTGAGCCGCCATCGGGTCCTGGCAGGGCAGACACCCGTGCCTTCTTCCTCAGGAACTCGGTCCGTGCCtgcagggggagatgggggggctggttctggggctggctctgctgcaggtgtcaggggacagggcagcctgtgggctctgtgctgggggccaGGCAGACAATGGGGTGTGGCAAGGGCAGCATGGCACCAGGCTGAGGCCTAACAAAATCATTTCACCTGGGGCGAGGGCAGATCGTGCAGggtctggtggtgatactggtgCAGTATGTGCCATGACAGCCACCCCACTGGGGCAGGTGGGGTTAGAGAACTACCCCCTTTGGAAATGGTTCAGCCCAACTCCCCTTTCCTCCCTTTGGAAATGGTTCAGCTCACCTCCCCTTGTCCCCCCCCTTTGGAAATGGTTCAGCCCAGCTCCTTCGCCTCCCCCCTTTGGAAATGGTTCAGCCCAACTCACCTTTCCTCCCTTTGGCAATGGTTCAGCTCAGCTTCCTTCTGCTCTGCTACTCCCCGGTTGTGGTTCAGCCCAActcccatttccttttcttcccctccccccatctgaaAATAGTAAATCCCAGCgcgctcctcccacccccatttataAATGGttcagcccagctcccttttcgTCTTCCCCCAATTTGTTAATGGTTCAATCCATGACCCCGTCACAGGTAGGACGCGGTCCCACTGTTACGCATGCGCACTCGCTACACCCTATTTGCCGACTGCGCATGCGCGGTGACTCGCCTCCTGTTCGGCCAGCAGGGCCCGGGCCTCCCGCTGTCGCTGCTCGTCCTGCGCCTGTGCCTCGTCCCGCCGCACGCGGGCCACATTGTCCTTGTTCCGCACGTGCCACGACTTCTTCGGTAAGATGTTCATGGTCCCGCCTCAGGTCCGCTCTGCCAGCGACACTTCTGCTTCCGGGTCAGCGTGCTACCGGTGTGCTGATTGGCACGCCCTGGTTGCTCTCTGATTGGCGGACCCTAGTCCCGCCCTCGTTCCTGATTGGATTAGTCTAGACCCACCTTCCGCATTTTGCTCTTTTTTGACTGGATAACACCGTGGCCTCCCTCGCGCCTTGATTGGCCAATTGGAGCCTCAACACCCGTCCCACTTTATCTGATTGGTTCCCATCCAACCGCCCGCCCTAGCTCCCTCGTCTCTCATTGGTGCACTGTAGTCACGCCCCCCAAAAGCACTGATTGATCCAAGCTGTTCTCACACCCCCACTGCTCCTGTAGCCGATTGGCTGGGACAAGGCCCCGCCCCTTATTcacacctcctctccccccaccctggggctgggacCGCCCAGCAGGGAGAGTCCcagtatccccccccccccccagcagcatcGTCGCTGCCCCGAGCCGGCGGAACTCCCCGCCACAGGACGTGGCGCTGCGCTCAGGGAGCTCGGTCCCTCCCCCCTCGGGCTCCTCCCTGGggagcaccccacccccagccccaccccccaccccagcttgggGCCCCCCCATACCTCCGACTATGGGCAGGGAAGCCCGGCCTGCGTctctccccagctgccctgcgccccccccctcgCCGGAGACGGGATccggggctggatggaccattgctctgccCCCCGACGGCCGTTCTTGTGCactctgcacacacacaagcacacggCCTCCCATGCAGCCGGGGCGGAGGGAACGGAGCAGACACTGAGATagtggaggtggctggggggcaggacagaCAAACCCACTGCTGCTTGCCTCCAGCCCTGCACACCAGCTGGCCCCACACCCTCCGCCACCCCCTGGATTACTTACACATGAGcctggcagaattcaatttttattttataatttcaaACCAAAACTTGTGCTTTCATTTTaaggtttttggggtttttttttccagatttaaaATGTTCCCAATTGCAGAAAAATCACAGGAGGTTCAGAGAATGCGGGGAGGGGCGGGAGAGTCAGACAATGATTTATCAACAGCAGGTGTTAGAGACTCAAAAAGTCACAGCTTTAAAAGCCattaaattgtcaacatcacatctcAAAATACACCGAGGAAAGCGCCTGAAATCAAACGCTGTTACGTTTTCCGAGCAGGGTTTCCCCTGACTTGGCCGAGCTGTAAATGGCGATTATTGTTGATGGCAATCTCGCTTTGCGGGTTCGTGTGTGAAATCAGAgccctgggcagggagctggccagcCTGGaaaccacccccgccccccccccccagggagggagagagacacgtGGGTCTCCGCCCACGAGGGGTGACAGCCGGGGCCTGGTAGATGGGAAATACAAATGCAGCTCCCCTGGAGTGCGACAATGGAGTTCTGCTGCCAGCCAGTAACGAGGGGTTCACCCGCTGTGTACTCTGTTCGGAGGCCATGGGGTTAGCCTGGGGCAGGACGGAGAGTGTGAGAATTGGGTCCTGAAGGCCAGCAGCCCGGCCCATTCCAGACACAAGCCAGTCCACCTTCTCCTCCTGCAAAGTCCCCTGGGATGTCAGTTACACGCAGGGTTttgcttcacttcctgtcctaaactgaaCAGCGTCGCTGGGTGGCAGTAAAGAGTGGAGTCCCTGTGTAACCAAACCCCACACCCACTCCAGAGGGGCCATGTCTCAGCCAGGCGAGAGgtctctgtataaacagcccctgcGCCCCATCCCGGAGAGGCGAGGGCTCCCCATatacccagcccccacaccccactcCAGAGGGGCCGcagctcagcgccgggcgagTGATCCTTACACACAGTCCATGAATGCGCTCTGGGTTCTTTGGAGGTTATTGTACTTTTCGTCCAGCAGGGGGCGGGTTTGGCACACAGGCGAATGGCAGGGGAAGGCCGGGCCGACAAGGCAGGGTCGAATCATCCTCAAATCAACGAGATCGGGAGTTTTCTTGCAGCTCTCTTCTTAGCTGAGCTCTGTGATCTGAGTCACTAAGAAGACCTTATCCCGCCCCTCCTGTGGGAAAAGGAACGGTTAAAAAAGAGGTGGGAAACCCTGGAGGCTAAGTACAGCCGTCTGGGGCCAGCCcaggggcccatctaccccggtatcccggcTCTGCCTCCACCCCCGGCCCACCTACTTCAGAGGAGGGACACACGGCAGCCTCTAGTGGCCACATCGGGGAGGACGCTGTTCCTCATTTCTCCCTGTCACTATCCCACCCTGCCGAGCCCGGGATCATCTTGTAGCAGGGAGTCCCACCGGCTAACGGTGATCccagatgggagccggcgccccccagcggCAAAAATCCCCTTGGCCCCAGGACATCACTCACCAGCCGCAGCTGCCCTTTGAGTTCCTTCACCAGGCGGCTGTAGGAATGAGCCAGGGCCATCAGGTAGAACATGAGGATGCTGCGGTTGGGGGATGGGAAGAGAAAAGCGGGGGGGTTAGACAGTGAGTGAGAGATGGGGTCAGGGGCAGCGAGGCAGggatgtggctgtgggggatggggggagaataTCCACAGAACCAGCACAGatattgtgtgtgtctgtctgtccgtgcTGGTGGGGACAAGCCCATCTCTGTACGTCCGTcgagcctcctgccccccgcctccaCTCTCTGTGTGTCTCCATGTCCCGGCTGCCTGGCATCAGACACCCCTCCATGTGTCCTATCCCCCGTAGCGCGCCCCAACCCAGGGGGATTCCCCGGTGGCCCCTCACCACAGCAGCAGGAAGAGCGGCACAGCAAAGGCCAATGAGCCCACAAACTGCAGGAACTCCCTGGCCACGTGGGGCAGGGTATCGATGGCCGCCGAGAGGGTGCTCCACATGGTCGGCTCACCCCGGAACGGGCCACAGGCCTGGGAgggctggaggctgcagagggaagagagagtgagtcgggggggaggggaaccgaGTCCAAGGCAGGGGAGCAGAGACAgcaccggggaggggggaggatcaGGGGGGTTGacatgctgaggaggaggggaaggtcagggggccctggggggctgggtgagGTGGGGCTGCAGACcccaaggagctggggagctgggtgaggggtgggggaccCAAGGGGACTGGGAGAGGGGGCAAGGGACCCCAGGGGAGCTGTGTGAGGGGGGTGGGCCAGCTGGGCAAGGGGTGGGGGACCCCAGAGGACTGGATGAAGGGGGCAGGGGcaccccaggagctgggggggctgggcaagGGGTGGGGGAACCCCAGGGGACTgggtgaagggggcaggggcaccccaggagctgggggggctgtgtgagggggtggggcacccggggagctggggagctgggtgaggggtggggaaccCCAGGGGATTgggtgaagggggcaggggaccccaggagctggggggctgggtgaggggtgggggaccCCAGGGGACTgggtgaagggggcaggggaccccaggagctgggggggctgtgtgagggCGTGGGGcaccctgggagctgggggggctgggcgagGGGGTGGGGCACCCCAGGGGACTgggtgaagggggcaggggacCCTGGGAGCTCggggggctgggtgagggggtggggcaccctgggagctggggagctgggtgaggggtggggaaccCCAGGGGTCTgggtgaagggggcaggggaccccaggagctgggggggctgggcgagGGGGTGGGGCACCCCAGGGGACTgggtgaagggggcaggggaccccaggagctggggggattgggggcagggggcaggggcaccccaggcgctgggggggctgggtgaggggtggggaaccCCAGGGGACTgggtgaagggggcaggggaccccaggagctgggggagctgggtgaggggtggggaaccCCAGGGGACTgggtgaagggggcaggggaccccaggagctggggggattgggggcagggggcaggggcaccccaggcgctgggggggctgggtgaggggtggggaaccCCAGGGGACagggtgaagggggcaggggaccccaggagctgggggagctgggtgagggggtggggcaccctgggagctgggggggctgggcgagGGGGTGGGGAACCCCAGGGGACTgggtgaagggggcaggggaccctgggagctggggggggctgtgtgagggggtggggcaccccgggagctgggggggctgggcgaggggtgcgggggggtcacTCACACAAAGACGCTGTACAGCAGGGGCACCCAGGCGATGGCCAGGCCCAGCAGCAGAACCAGCAGGAAGAAGAAGCTGGAGCTGGAGGCGCGGAAGGTGCGGTCGGCCGGGCGGCAGTTCGAGAACAGGGTGAGCTGGGGGGTGACGAGACACATGTGGAGCTGAAGGCGCTGAGCCaccagacagccccccccccacccgagagagaacccaggcgtccgagctcccagtcccccacccccaccactagGCCTCCCTGAGGTGGGgagaggacccaggcgtccgggctctcACCTTCTTGAGGTAGAAAAGCAGGACGAACTTGGCGGTGTtgagcaggggcagcaggggggagaaGGCGGCGCCGACCCAGCACACGGTCTGGCCGTACACCAGGTCCAGCACGTTGGGGGGCACCAGGAActcctgctgcccccacagccGGGCCAGGAGGGCAGGGCCGTGGGTCACCAGCAGCCTGGGGGGAgcaagagggggtgggggctggggagactGCTCTGAGCCGGCCCCCCCACCTACGGCTCCCCCCactctgagccctgccccccagctccccactcccctccggcCTGAGCCCCAAAGCCCAGAGCCGACCCACTCGCTCCAGGGCCCCTTATGTGGCCACTGATTCCCACCCACCCCTggaacagccccccacccccagtgcggatcccacctcccccccagcccattgacccccccaccccaacccccagtgcggatcccacctcccccccagcccattgacccccccacaccccaacccgcaGTGCggatcccacctcccccccagcccactgacccccccaccccaacccccagtgcggatcccacctcccccccaacccactgacccccccaccccaacccccagtgcagatcccacctcccccccagcccattgacccccccccacccccagtgcggatcccacctcccccccagcccattgaccccccccccccccaacccccagtgcggatcccacctcccccccagcccattgaccccccccaccccacccccagtgcggatcccacctcccccccagcccactgaccccccccaccccaacccccagtgcggatcccacctcccccccagccaattgaccccccccaccccacccccagtgcggatcccacctcccccccagcccactgacccccccaccccaacccccagtgcggatcccacctcccccccagcccattgacccccccacccctacccccagtgcggatcccacctcccccccagcccactgaccccccccaccccaacccccagtgcggatcccaccccccccccaacccattgacccccccccccccacccccagtgcggatcccacctcccccccagccttgacccccccccaccccaacccccagtgcggatcccacctcccccccagcccattgaccccccccaccccaccccagtgcggatcccacctcccccccagccccctgaccccccccaccccaacccccagtgaggatcccacctcccccccagcgctttgacccccacccccacccccagtgcggatcccacctcccccccagcccactgaccccccccaccccaacccccagtgcggatcccacctcccccacaacccactgacctccccaccccacccccagtgcggatcccacctctcccccagcccattgacccccccaccccacccccagtgaggatcccacctcccccccagcccactgTCCCCACCGAACCCCACCCCCTTTGCGGatcgctcctcccccccagcccattgacccccccccaccccaaccccaacccccagtgcggatcccacctcccccccaacccactgacccccccaccccaacccccagtgcggattccacctcccccccagcccagtgaccccccccaccccaaccccaacccccagtccggatcccacctcccccccagcccactgACCCACCCCCAGTGCggatcccacctcccccccagcccactgACCCACCCGCAGTGCggatcccacctcccccccagcccattgacctccccaccccaaccccaacccccagtgcggatcccacctcccccccagcccattgacccccccaccccacccccccgtgcggatcccacctcccccccagcccattgaccccccccaccccaacccccagtgcggatcccacctcccccccagcccattgacccccccccaccccaacccccagtgcggatcccacctcccccccagcccactgacccccccaccccaacccccagtgcggatcccacctcccccccaaccctctgaccccctccaccccactcccagtgcggatcccacctcccccccagcccactgACCCCCAGTGCGGatcccacctcccccccgcccccgtctctcACTTCCTGGGGaactccaccagcagcagcaccagcagcactaCGAGCAGGTCGAACACCAGCAGCTTGTACATCTCCCGCCCCACGCTCGTCTCCCAgcactgagggggtggaggggacgTGTCAGTGCCCTGCACGGCCacaggacccaggcgtccgggctcccagctcccccaccgcGAACcgccagaccccactgccctccccgagccgggagagaacccaggcgtccgggctcccatgCCACCTGCCCCGTGCTCTGACCGC from Mauremys mutica isolate MM-2020 ecotype Southern chromosome 15, ASM2049712v1, whole genome shotgun sequence includes the following:
- the LENG1 gene encoding leukocyte receptor cluster member 1, translated to MNILPKKSWHVRNKDNVARVRRDEAQAQDEQRQREARALLAEQEARTEFLRKKARVSALPGPDGGSALAPSGDESRHVDLFRDLEEGKGSKAGNKEYEEEKRREKERQEKAIGLLTYLGQSAAEAQTSRPWYQEVPDRSREADVTTQEQLKGRLDPLREMERHLRKKKGEGKKRKKEKEKPVGEKKAMGCSTPVSLEQLRRERLQREQAERARAEALLAGQQGEPQRKEEEELDDRKRRYNSQFNPQLARRPRSWDEREQR